Proteins co-encoded in one Eriocheir sinensis breed Jianghai 21 chromosome 5, ASM2467909v1, whole genome shotgun sequence genomic window:
- the LOC126982982 gene encoding translation initiation factor IF-2-like has product MVPPPGHVLVTRAALEGMLASFALALTGLLQLTPDEAALRVIAKTTVEECFPTVASPAASPATPLQTPVAAPPPTQTRARGDAPPPAMEARMEVDAPSRSSQPAVAPAVAVAQPVPAIQTAKPHSYIPVRAAPTRSRIPQPKRMVTPKRRGPTPSRAKVPVTTPGASSATGR; this is encoded by the coding sequence ATGGTCCCTCCTCCCGGCCATGTCCTGGTCACCAGGGCTGCGCTAGAGGGGATGCTGGCGAGCTTCGCTCTGGCGTTGACCGGCCTCTTACAGCTCACGCCGGACGAGGCGGCGCTGCGAGTCATTGCGAAGACGACGGTGGAGGAGTGCTTCCCCACCGTCGCCAGTCCGGCCGCGTCTCCCGCCACCCCGCTGCAAACTCCAGTCGCTGCGCCTCCACCTACGCAGACCCGGGCCCGCGGGGATGCTCCACCTCCTGCGATGGAGGCTCGCATGGAGGTCGACGCGCCCTCCCGGTCCTCCCAGCCAGCGGTGGCGCCCGCCGTGGCGGTGGCCCAGCCGGTGCCGGCAATCCAGACCGCCAAGCCCCACTCATACATCCCAGTGCGGGCGGCTCCAACGCGCTCCCGTATCCCGCAGCCGAAGCGCATGGTGACTCCGAAGCGCCGGGGGCCGACCCCCTCGCGCGCGAAGGTCCCTGTGACCACCCCGGGGGCCTCCTCGGCGACCGGCCGCTAA